One part of the Microbacterium aurugineum genome encodes these proteins:
- the lexA gene encoding transcriptional repressor LexA produces the protein MSEYSAPESEAPRTRRRKSLSPKQMAILEVIQNSIAHHGYPPSMREIGDAVGLKSLSSVTHQLGQLELSGYLRRDPGKTRAMEVLIDLPGASGENPADVATPVGDAALVPLVGRIAAGVPITADQQVEEIFPLPRQLVGKGDLFMLKVSGESMIDAAICDGDWVVVRSQNNAENGEIVAAMLDGEATVKVLRRRDGHTWLLPRNSSFEPILGDEAVVLGKVVAVLRAV, from the coding sequence ATGAGCGAGTACTCAGCCCCCGAGTCGGAGGCACCGCGGACCCGCCGTCGCAAGAGCCTGAGCCCGAAGCAGATGGCGATCCTCGAGGTCATCCAGAATTCGATCGCCCACCACGGGTACCCGCCGAGCATGCGGGAGATCGGTGACGCCGTCGGCCTCAAGTCACTCTCGAGCGTGACGCACCAACTCGGACAGCTCGAGCTCAGCGGCTACCTGCGCCGCGACCCCGGGAAGACGCGCGCGATGGAGGTCCTGATCGATCTGCCCGGTGCGAGCGGCGAGAACCCTGCCGATGTCGCGACCCCCGTGGGCGATGCCGCGCTCGTACCCCTGGTCGGGCGCATCGCCGCGGGTGTGCCGATCACGGCGGACCAGCAGGTGGAGGAGATCTTCCCCCTGCCACGCCAGCTGGTCGGCAAGGGCGACCTGTTCATGCTCAAGGTCTCCGGCGAGTCGATGATCGACGCCGCGATCTGCGATGGCGACTGGGTGGTCGTCCGCTCCCAGAACAATGCGGAGAACGGCGAGATCGTGGCCGCGATGCTCGACGGGGAGGCCACCGTCAAGGTCCTGCGCCGTCGCGACGGGCACACCTGGCTCCTGCCCCGCAACTCGTCTTTCGAGCCGATCCTCGGTGATGAGGCCGTCGTGCTCGGCAAGGTCGTGGCCGTGCTCCGGGCGGTCTGA